In Quadrisphaera sp. RL12-1S, a single genomic region encodes these proteins:
- a CDS encoding MarR family winged helix-turn-helix transcriptional regulator, whose protein sequence is MVSPGAAERLERELAVLLRRARGISGQLARDLHPELEPGAYGLLLRVLTTDGARATDLASYLGIGKPTVSRQLATLERLGLIERSRDTEDARAQVVTLTASGREQVGRVQALRRAHFLERLSSWSDDDVQLLADLLGRFNDLPAPAGAEETPEDAPGR, encoded by the coding sequence ATGGTGAGCCCTGGAGCTGCTGAGCGCCTCGAGCGTGAGCTCGCCGTGCTGCTGCGCCGAGCCCGCGGGATCTCGGGCCAGCTGGCGCGCGACCTCCACCCCGAGCTGGAGCCCGGCGCGTACGGCCTGCTGCTGCGCGTGCTGACCACGGACGGCGCCCGCGCCACCGACCTGGCCAGCTACCTGGGCATCGGCAAGCCCACCGTCTCGCGGCAGCTGGCCACGCTCGAGCGGCTGGGCCTCATCGAGCGCTCCCGCGACACCGAGGACGCCCGCGCCCAGGTGGTGACCCTCACCGCGTCGGGTCGCGAGCAGGTGGGGCGGGTGCAGGCGCTGCGCCGGGCCCACTTCCTCGAGCGGCTCTCCTCCTGGAGCGACGACGACGTCCAGCTGCTCGCGGACCTGCTCGGTCGCTTCAACGACCTCCCGGCACCCGCCGGCGCCGAGGAGACCCCCGAGGACGCTCCCGGCCGCTGA
- a CDS encoding siderophore-interacting protein, whose translation MDVPAYRTFAVEVSRVRRLCPSFVRITFSGDDLVGFGASGADQRIKVVLPAPGTSAAQLVTTCSGWGEDWYPRWLQAPEASRPLLRTYTVRAARPSRGEVDVDFVLHGTGAAVTSPLAGPGCSGPASRWAATARVGDRLVVVGPDRPGQGRAWGREWAPPPGGRLLLVGDETAVPAACAVLEALEPEAAHRTVALLEVPCPEDALQPVASGGAQVRWLPRLGPHGDAPHGSLLVEAVASLLAGQRELAPAPGEAHEDDADLDLLWDVPEAVSSGDLYAWVAGEAGVVRDVRRLVRAAGLPKASLAAMGYWRAGRTEAA comes from the coding sequence ATGGACGTCCCCGCCTACCGGACCTTCGCGGTGGAGGTCAGCCGCGTGCGGCGGCTGTGCCCGAGCTTCGTGCGCATCACCTTCAGCGGGGACGACCTCGTGGGCTTCGGAGCGTCGGGGGCCGACCAGCGCATCAAGGTCGTGCTGCCGGCCCCCGGCACGTCCGCCGCGCAGCTGGTGACGACGTGCAGCGGCTGGGGCGAGGACTGGTACCCGCGGTGGCTCCAGGCGCCGGAGGCGTCGCGTCCGCTGCTGCGCACCTACACGGTGCGCGCCGCGCGCCCCTCGCGCGGGGAGGTCGACGTCGACTTCGTGCTCCACGGGACGGGCGCAGCGGTCACGAGCCCCCTGGCCGGGCCGGGCTGCAGCGGTCCGGCGTCGCGCTGGGCGGCCACCGCGCGCGTCGGCGACCGGCTCGTGGTGGTCGGCCCCGACCGACCCGGTCAGGGGCGCGCGTGGGGCCGCGAGTGGGCGCCTCCACCCGGCGGTCGCCTGCTGCTCGTGGGCGACGAGACCGCGGTGCCCGCCGCCTGCGCGGTGCTGGAGGCGCTGGAGCCCGAGGCGGCGCACCGCACCGTCGCGCTGCTGGAGGTGCCCTGCCCCGAGGACGCCCTGCAGCCCGTCGCCTCCGGCGGCGCCCAGGTGCGCTGGCTGCCACGGCTCGGCCCGCACGGCGACGCGCCCCACGGCTCCCTGCTCGTGGAGGCGGTGGCCTCGCTGCTCGCTGGCCAGCGGGAGCTCGCGCCGGCCCCGGGCGAGGCGCACGAGGACGACGCCGACCTCGACCTGCTGTGGGACGTGCCCGAGGCGGTGAGCAGCGGCGACCTGTACGCGTGGGTGGCCGGCGAGGCCGGGGTGGTGCGCGACGTGCGGCGGCTGGTCAGGGCCGCTGGCCTGCCGAAGGCCTCGCTGGCCGCCATGGGCTACTGGCGGGCGGGGCGCACCGAGGCGGCCTGA
- a CDS encoding histidine phosphatase family protein, whose translation MRLILVRHGQTPSNLVHKLDTKTPGPGLTPLGEEQARALVDTLRPERVDALWASSAARAQLTATPLAHDRGLAVQVHDGLRELDAGDLEGRTDEPSVREYLRVAFAWADGDPGAHVPGGPTGHEVLARLDAGIGAAAASVAPDGAAVVVSHGGAIRAWVAARAGVGAAFAASNPLLNTGVVVVEGGPQQGWRTTSYAGQPFGTPGAPLEESGPAAEPVMW comes from the coding sequence GTGAGGCTGATCCTCGTCCGCCACGGGCAGACGCCGTCCAACCTGGTCCACAAGCTCGACACCAAGACGCCCGGGCCCGGGCTGACGCCGCTGGGCGAGGAGCAGGCCCGCGCCCTGGTCGACACCCTGCGCCCCGAGCGCGTCGACGCCCTGTGGGCCTCCAGCGCCGCCCGCGCCCAGCTCACCGCGACGCCGCTGGCCCACGACCGCGGGCTGGCCGTGCAGGTCCACGACGGACTGCGCGAGCTGGATGCCGGTGACCTGGAGGGGCGCACCGACGAGCCCTCGGTGCGCGAGTACCTGCGCGTGGCCTTCGCGTGGGCCGACGGCGACCCCGGCGCCCACGTGCCCGGCGGACCCACCGGCCACGAGGTGCTGGCGCGCCTGGACGCCGGGATCGGTGCGGCGGCCGCGTCCGTGGCCCCCGACGGCGCCGCCGTGGTGGTCAGCCACGGCGGGGCGATCCGGGCGTGGGTGGCCGCCCGCGCCGGTGTGGGGGCTGCCTTCGCCGCGTCCAACCCGCTCCTCAACACCGGGGTCGTGGTGGTCGAGGGCGGCCCGCAGCAGGGCTGGCGGACCACCAGCTACGCCGGGCAGCCGTTCGGGACGCCTGGCGCGCCGCTGGAGGAGTCCGGCCCCGCGGCCGAGCCCGTCATGTGGTGA
- a CDS encoding winged helix-turn-helix transcriptional regulator codes for MDGTPQGGEQDDDQALDQALVVDVFARACPSRSLLADVTGRWGTLAVLALDEGTARFGALRRRVDGVSEKMLAQTLQALERDGLVVREVVTSIPPHVEYTLTPLGRRVAERLRALVEVLEDAVPEVLAARADHEGRVRAAAGDRGRVGA; via the coding sequence GTGGACGGAACCCCCCAGGGTGGCGAGCAGGACGACGACCAGGCCCTCGACCAGGCCCTCGTCGTCGACGTCTTCGCCCGGGCCTGCCCCTCGCGGTCGCTCCTGGCGGACGTCACGGGCCGGTGGGGCACCCTGGCCGTGCTCGCCCTGGACGAGGGCACCGCGCGCTTCGGGGCGCTGCGCCGCCGCGTGGACGGCGTCAGCGAGAAGATGCTGGCGCAGACCCTGCAGGCCCTCGAGCGCGACGGCCTGGTGGTGCGCGAGGTGGTCACCAGCATCCCGCCGCACGTGGAGTACACGTTGACGCCGTTGGGTCGGCGGGTCGCGGAGCGGCTCCGAGCGCTCGTGGAGGTCCTGGAGGACGCCGTTCCCGAGGTGCTGGCCGCCCGGGCGGACCACGAGGGCCGGGTGCGCGCCGCCGCGGGGGACCGTGGGAGGGTCGGCGCGTGA